Genomic DNA from Streptomyces venezuelae:
GGCCGGAGATCGCGACGAAGCGGCCCGATCCCGTGACGACGTGCGTGTACGCGGTGGCGGGGGCGACGCCCTCGGGGGCGTGGATGTGGGTCAGTCGGCTCATGTGCCCATCGTGGACCACGGGTGTGACAGTGCCCTCGGCCTCGCGTTCCGCGAGGGCTGCGGCTCCGGGGCCGGCCTGGCCTCGCACACCGCCGCGGCCTCGCCGTCGCCGGTCGGCACCTTGCCGTCCGTCAGGTAGACCGCCAAGTGCCGGTCGAGGCAGGTGTTTCCGCTGAGCGTGACGCCGTGGTTGCCGCCGCCCTGTTCGATCACCAGGCGTGAGCCCCGCAGCTTGCGGTGCAGGTTCACGGCTCCGTCGTACGGGGTGGCCGGGTCGTCCGTGCCCTGGAACAGCAGGACGGGCGGGAGTTCGGTGTTGGCGACGTCCGGCGGGCTCAGGTGGTGCGTCGGCCAGAACGCGCACGGTGCGTTGTACCAGGCGTTGTTCCAGGTCGTGAACGGGGCCTTCGCGTGCATCCGGACGTTGTCGTCGCGCCACGTCCGCCAGTCGCGCGGCCACTGCGCGTCCCGGCACTGCACCGCGCTGTAGACGCTGTAGCCGTTCTCGCCCGCGGCGTCCACCGCACCGAACGTGTCGTACGCCGCTACGAGCGGTGCGCTGTCCCCGTCGTTCACGTACGCGGCGAACGCGGCGGCCAGGCGCGGCCAGTAGCCGTTGAAGTAACCGCCCGGCAGGAACGTGTCCTCCAGTTCGGCGGCGCCCACCTTCTTGCCCGCGGGCTTCTCGGCGAGTGCCCCGCGCATCGCGTACCACTTCGCCTCGACGCCGCCGGGGTCCTTGCCGAGCCCGTAGGTGGCGTCATGGCGGGCGATCCAGGCCATGAACGCCTTGTGGCGGTCGTCGAAGGCGCGGTCCTGGCGGAGGTTGTCGTCATACCAGACACCCGTCGGGTCGACGAGGGAGTCGAGCGCCATGCGCCGCACGCGGTGCGGATGGAGCCGTCCGTAGAGGGCGCCCAGGTAGGTGCCGTAGGAGTAGCCGAAGAAGTTGATGCGCTCCGCGCCGAGTGCCGCGCGGATGGCGTCCATGTCCTGGGCCGCGCTCACCGAGTCGATGAAGGGCAGGACGTCGCGGTACTTCGTGCCGCACGCCGTCGCGAACGCCCGCGCCCTGCGCAGGTTCTCGCGCTCCAGGGCGGCCGTTGCCGGGACGGAGGCGGGGCGCACGGGGTCGAAGTGGCCCGGCCTGCAGTTGAGTGCGGGCCTGCTCCTGCCGACCCCGCGCGGGTCGAAGCCCACGATGTCGTACTGCGCGGCTGTCTTCTCGGGCAGCGACTTCGCGACGAACCCCGCCATCGAAAGGCCGCTGCCGCCGGGGCCTCCGGGGTTGACCAGGAGTGGCCCCTGGGAGGTCTTCGCGGTGTGCGGGACGCGGGACAGGGCGAGGGTGATCTGGCGCCCGTGCGGCGCCCGGTGGTCGAGGGGCACCTTCAGGGAGGCGCACTGGAGCGTCGGATATCTCTTGGTGGCGCACTCCTGCCATGCGAGCGGGCCGCGCTCCGCCGGTGCTCCCGACGCGGACGGCACCGCCGCGGCCAGCGTCGCCGTCACGGCGGCGACCGCGCACAGTACGAGGGCACTCTTCTTCATCCGGCCTCCCAGAGCGGCGGGTTCGCGCCCCGGGGGGGCCGCGATCTCCGGCGCATCCTCCCGGACCGCCTCCCTGAAGAGCGCCCGTCCCCGCCGGGAACAACCCGAACGGGGCAAGCCGGTCAGAGCAGCGTGAGCTGAGTGGGTCCCGCGGCGGGTTCGGGCTCCTCCGGGACCCGGATCCGGCGGGCGACGCCCGCGCGCGTGGGACCGATGCCGAACTCCTCGGCCAGTTCGTGCACGTGGCGGGTGATACGGCGCTGATACCACTTGGGGGCGTACGCGCCCTCCGCGTACAACCGCTCGTACCGCCGCACGAGGTGCGGATGGTGCCGACCCAGCCACGCCATGAACCACTCCCGCGCCCCGGGCCGCAGATGCAGCACCAGCGGCGTCACCGAGGTCGCCCCCGACTCGGCCACGGCCCGCACCGTCGCGCGCAGCTGGTCCGGATGGTCGCCCAGGAAGGGGATGACCGGCGCCATCAGGACGCCGCAGCCGATGCCGTGCTCGGTGAGGGTGCGCACGGCGTCGAGGCGGCGTTCGGGCGCCGGGGTGCCCGGCTCGACCGTGCGCCACAGCTCCTCGTCGACGAAGCCGACGGACACGGAGATCCCGACGTCGGTCACCGCGGCGGCCTGCCGCAGCAGGTCCAGGTCGCGCAGGATCAGGGTGCCCTTGGTCAGGATGGAGAACGGGTTCCCGCGGTCGCGCAGGGCCGCGATGATCCCCGGCATCAGCCGGTAGCGGCCCTCCGCGCGCTGGTAGCAGTCCACGTTCGTGCCCATGGCGATGTGGTCGCCGTGCCAGCGCGGCGAGGCGAGCTGGCGCCGCAGCAGTTCGGCGGCGTTGACCTTGACGACGATCTGGCTGTCGAATCCGAGGCCCGTGTCCAGGTCCAGATAGCTGTGCGTCTTGCGCGCGAAACAGTAGACACACGCGTGCGTGCACCCCCGATACGGGTTGACCGTCCATTCGAACGGCATGCGGGACGCGCCCGGCACGCGGTTCACGATCGACTTGGCCCGTATCTCGTGGAACGTGATCCCTCTGAACTCCGGGGTGTCGAACACCCTCGTCGTCACCGCGTCCGCGCCGAACAGCGCGGCGTCCGCGGTGCCGCGGCGCGGCCCGTCGGAAAGGTTCTCCCAGCGCATGACGCCTCCTCGGTAGCACTGACCACAGAATAGAACATACGTTCCCTTGATCGTGCGACCCTCGGCCGTTCACCGCGTTCCGCCAAGCGCGACCCCGCGCCGGGCCGCACGAGTCGCTCGAACCGGCACCGTCCTCGAAGCAGCGGATCCCGGGCCCGGCGGCGGCGCGGACCGCCGCCGGACCCGTTACGACCGGTCCGCCGTCGGGCGGTCCCGCCGCGCGATGGATGATCGGAAGCATGCTCGTCGAGTCCCTGTCCGTCGCAGCCCTGGCCGTCGTCCTCGTCTGCGCCGTCGTCCGCCCCTTCCGCTGGCCCGAGGCCGCCTTCGCCGTGCCCGCCGCCGGTGCCGTGATCCTGGCCGGGGCGATCCCGCTCGACGACGTACGGGAGGAGGCCGCCCGGCTCGGGCCCGTCATCGGCTTCCTCGCGGGCGTCCTCGTCCTCGCCAAGCTCTGCGCCGACGACGGGCTCTTCCGCGCCTGCGGCAACTGGATGGCACGCCGTGCCGCGGGACGGCCCCGCACCCTGCTCGGCGCCGTCTTCGCCCTGGCCTCACTGATCACCGCGACCCTGAGCCTGGACGCCACCGTGGTCCTCCTGACCCCCGTCGTCTTCGCCACCGCCGCCCGCATGGGGGCCCGCCCCGCGCCGCACGTCTACGCGAGCGCCCACCTCTCCAACACGGCGTCGCTGCTGCTCCCCGTCTCCAACCTGACGAACCTCCTCGCCTTCACCGCGACCGGGCTGAGCTTCACGCGCTTCGCGCTGCTCATGACGCTGCCCTGGCTGGTCGCCATCGCCGTCGAGTACGTCGTCTTCCGGCGGTTCTTCGCCACCGACCTCGACGCGCCCGCCGAGGGCACCGAGCCCACCGAACCGCCGCGGATGCCGCGGTTCGCCCTGGTGACCGTCGCCGCCACCCTCGCCGGCTTCGCCGTCGCCTCCGCCGTCGGCATCGAACCCGCCTGGTCGGCCGCGGCCGGTGCGGCCGTCCTCGCGGTACGGGCCCTGCTGCGCCGTCGTACGACCCCCGTGGCACTCCTGCGCTCGGCCCAGCTGCCGTTCCTGGCCTTCGTCCTCGCCCTCGGCATCGTCGTCAGGGCCGTCGTGGACAACGGCCTCGGCGACGCCCTCGGCCACGTCCTGCCCGACGGCACCGCGCTGCCCGCGCTGCTCGGCACCGCCGCCGTCGCCGCGCTGCTCGCCAACCTGATCAACAACCTGCCCGCCGTCCTCGCCCTGGTCCCGCTGGCCGCCCCGGCGGGACCCGGAGCCGTGCTCGCCGTGCTCATCGGCGTGAACATCGGACCCAACCTCACCTACGCCGGATCGCTCGCCACACTGTTGTGGCGCCGCATCGCCCACCAGCACGAACACGACGTCAGCCTCGTGCGGTTCACCCGCCTCGGACTCCTCACCACCCCTGCCGCCCTCGTCCTCTCCACCCTCGCGCTCTGGGTCTCCCTGCGCCTCCTGCCCGGCTGAGCACGGCCCTCGCGGGACCCCCGATTTGGGAGGCCGGTGCGGCGGGTGGTTGGCTTTCCGCGAAGTCCCCGAGTCACAACTGCTGGAGGAAGTGCAATGGCGCAGGTCGAGGCGGTCACCGAGCGGATCATCACGGCACAGCCGGACGATGTCTTCGACGCGCTGGCCGACTACAACGGCACGCGGGAGAAGCTCCTTTCGGAGCACTTCAGCGAGTACGAGGTGCGCGAGGGCGGCGACGGCGAAGGGACCCTCGTCCACTGGAAGCTCCAGGCCACCAGCAAGCGCATCCGCGACTGCCTCCTGGAGGTCAGCGAGCCCACCGACGGCGAACTGGTCGAGAAGGACCGCAACTCCTCCATGGTCACGACCTGGACGGTGACCCCGGCGGGCGAGGGCAAGTCCCGCGTGGTCGTCACCACCGTGTGGAACGGCGCGGGCGGCATCGGCGGCTTCTTCGAGAAGACCTTCGCGCCCAAGGGCCTCGGGCGGATCTACGACGCCGTGCTCACCAACCTCGCCGCCGAGGTCGAGAAGTAGCTCCCGGACGGGGTGAGCCGCCAACTCCCGCCTACGCCATCAGGGTTGTTGTCACGCTCACCGTTTCGAGTGGTTTTCTGTTCGGCTCCGTTGTACGCCGTAGGGCTCCGACCGGCGCATACGCCCGCGGGGCCCCACGCGACGCCGACTCGTCGCGCTTGCTCCCAGTTGTCGCGTAATGCGAGAAATGGGCGGCGCAAGCGCGACGAGGGGAGCAGTACGTGGGCGGGACGACGCTGGTGCAGGTCGCCGAGCGGGACGAACGGCGGAACGAGGCGGCCGGGCCGGCCCCCTCGCCGGGCGGCCGGTCGGACGGCGGGACGGATGGCCGGAGCGCCGGAGAGGTGCCACCCGGGCCACCCCCGCCACCCGCGCCCCATGACTCCGCGGCCGAACACCTCAGCCCCGGCCGCGTCCGGATGGTGTTCGTCGGGCTCATGCTCGCGCTGCTCCTCGCCGCGCTGGAGCAGATGATCGTCGCCACCGCGCTCCCGAAGATCGTCGGAGAGCTGCACGGCCTCGACAAGATGTCCTGGGCGATCACCGCCTACCTGCTCACTTCCACCATCGGCCTGCCGATCTACGGCAAGCTCGGCGACCTCTTCGGGCGCAAGGGCGTCTTCCAGTTCGCGATCGTCGTCTTCGTCATCGGCTCGGCGCTCGCCGGCTGGTCACGGACGATGGACCAGCTGATCGCCTTCCGCGCCCTCCAGGGGGTCGGCGCGGGCGGCCTCATGATCGGCGTCCAGGCGATCATCGCGGACATCGTGCCGCCCCGGCAGCGCGGGCGCTACATGGGTCTGATCGGTGCCGCGTTCGGCCTCGCCTCGGTCGCGGGCCCCCTGCTCGGCGGCTTCTTCACCGACCACGCCTCCTGGCGCTGGTGCTTCTACTTCAACGTGCCTTTCGGGCTCGTCACCCTCCTCGTCGTGTCGCTCGTCCTGAAGCTGCCCAAGCCCACCGCGAAGGCCCGCATCGACGTCCTGGGCGCGCTGCTGCTCGCCGCCGCCTCCACCTGCCTCGTCCTGCTGACCAGTTGGGGCGGGACCGAGTACGCGTGGGGCGACCGCGTCATCCTCGGGCTCGGCGCCGGTGCGGTCGTGGCGAGCGTGCTCTTCCTCGTCGCCGAGAAGTTCGCGGCAGAACCGATCATCCCGCTGCGCCTGTTCCGTGATCCGGTCTTCAACCTCACCGGTCTCATCGGCATGGTCGTCGGCATCGCCCTCTTCGGAGCGGCCAGTTACCTGCCGACCTTCCTGCAGATGGTCGACGGCGCGAGCGCCACAGAGTCAGGACTCCTCATGCTGCCGATGATGGGCGGCATCGTCGGGGCGTCGATCATCTCCGGGCAGCTCATCAGTCACACGGGCCGCTACAAGATCTACCCGATCCTCGGCGGGGTCCTCTCCGTCGTCGGCATGTGGCTCCTCTCGCGCCTGGAAGTGGACACGACCCGGCTGGAGTACAGCATCTGGATGGCGGTGCTCGGCGCGGGCATCGGCCTGGTCATGCCGGTCCTGGTGCTCGCCGTGCAGAACGCGGTCCGCCCCACCGACCTCGGCACCGCCACGAGCGCCAACAACTACTTCCGGCAGATCGGCGGCAGCGTGGGCGCCGCGATCTTCGGCACGCTCTTCGCCAACCGGCTCGCCGACGCGCTCGCGGACCGGCTCCCCGCCGGTTCCGGCGCGGCCGTGCCCGACGCCGAGTCCATCACCCCGCAGCTCGTCCACGGGCTGCCCGCGCCGCTGCGCGACGGCTACATCCAGGCCTACGCGGACGCGATGCCGCGGATCTTCCTCTACCTGGTGCCGGTGCTCGTCCTCGGCATGCTGCTCGCCTTCTTCCTCAAGGAGACCCCCCTGTTGTCCAGCGCCACCTCCACCAACGCACCCGCCGCCGACACCGCGACCCTCGGCGCCGTCCCGCAGGCCCGCGCGACGGCGTACACCGCAGGGGTCCCGGTCTGCGGCACCGTGCAGCACCCCGACGGCACCGTGGTGCCGCGCGCCGCCCTCACTCTCATCGACGTGGCGGGACAGCAGATCGGACGCGGCGCGAGCGGTGAGGACGGGCGGTACGCCCTCGCCACGCCGGGCGCCGGATCGTTCGTACTGATCGCGGCGGCCGGCGGGCACCAGCCGCAGGCCGTCACCGTCACCGTCGGGGAGCGGCCCGTCGAGCTCGACGTGGTCCTCGGCGGGGCGGGCCGCCTCGCCGGGACCGTGGTGACCGCCGACGGGACGCCCGTCAGGGACGCCGCCGTCACCCTCACCGACGTCCGCGGCGAGGTCGTCGCCACCACCCGCAGCGGGCGCGAGGGCAGCTACGTCATCACCGAGCTGGTGGCGGGCGAGTACACCCTGGCCGCGAGCGCCCCCGCGTTCCGCCCCGCCGCGCTCCCCGTCACCGTGCAGGCCTCGCGCGAGACGCGCCAGGACGTCGAGCTCGCGGGCGGCGCCGTGCTGCGCGGCACGGTGCGGGCCGGCGGCGGGCGACCCGTCGAGGACGCCCGCGTGACCCTGCTCGACGCGGCGGGGAACGTCGTCGACACCCTGACCACCCAGGCGGACGGCACCTTCCGTTTCGTCGACCTGTCGTCCGGCGAGTACACCGTGATCGCGGCGGGTTACCCGCCGGTCGCCACCGTCCTCCAGGTCGCCGGCGGCGGCCGCACGGAGCGGGACCTGCAGCTGGGTCACGAGGACTGAGGGGTTCCGTCGGCGGGTCCGGAAGGCGGGCACCGGCGGGGCGCCCCCGGGGGGCGTGCGCCGGTGCCCCGCGCGGTCCGGGCCAATTCCCGCAATGCCCCGCACGGCAACCCGCGACCCCCGTACGGTGGTTGGTGGCGGCTCAGATCTTGCGCTGCCGCGGGAAGGAGCATGAGCCATGGAACAAGGCACTCCGGGCGGGCCGCCGACGCAGAGTGCCGCGTCCGGCCGCATCCCGCTCGCCGTGGTCGTCGTGGACGGCGCCGGACTCGTCTCGCACTGGAGCGTCGGCGCCCGCCGCCTCTTCGGGTACGAGAAGGAGGAGGCCGTCGGCCGCCCGGTGGGTGACCTGCTTCCGGTGCACGGCGCCATCCCCGAGGACCGCGAGTCCTACGGAGCGTTCGACGGTCTCGGGCCCGACCTGGAGACCTCCCTCGACCGGCGCATCTCCTACCCGGCCGCCGGGCGCGCGCGGCTCACCGGGTCGAGGACCGGCGGCGACTGCCGGGTCGACGTGCTCTGGTGGGCGTACCCCCTGATCGGGCCGGGACCCGAGCGGCTCCTCGTGCTCGCGGCGGACGCCGCGCGACTGGCGGCGTACGACGGACCCGAAGGCGCGCGCACCGAACGAGACGTGCAGGTCGAGCGCATCGCACCCGGCTTCGCCCTCCACACGGACTTCCCCGGCGCGGACGAACTCGCCGCCCGCCTCCCCGAGATCCTGCCGAGCATGAGCGTGGGGGAGAGCGCCCGCATCGTCGCCCAGGTGCTGGAACTCGGCTACCCGGTCCTGGAGTTCAGCCACCACGACCGGGTGCCCGTCACCCCGGACTGGGGCGTCGCCCGCCGTGCCGAACGCAAGGAGCGCAGGCAGCGCGCCGCGCAGGCCGCCGCCCGCGGACTCCCGGTGGCCCCCGACGCCGTCGACGACGAGGGCGAGGACCTCGAGTACGCGGCCGTGCGCGAACGCCTCGAATTCCTCAACGAGGTCAGCGGGCGCATCGGCTCCTCGCTCGACCTGTCGCGGACCATCCTGGAGGTCAGCAGGGCCGTCGTGCCGCGCTTCACGGATGTCGCGGGCACCTATCTGCGCGAGCAGGTCGTCGCCGGTGAGGGGTTCCCCGAGGGACCGCCGGACGAGACCACGATGTGGCACCGGGTCGCGGTGGAGCACACCGACGAGCCCGGCCGCTGGGACGACGTGGTGCCGGTCGGCGAGTCCATGCCGTTCCCCGCCCACACGCCGTTCTTCCAGTGCATGACCTCGGGCGACCCGGTGCTCGTGCCCCGCATCAGCGAGGAGATGGGCAACGCCATCGCCTCCCAGTTCGAGAAACGCGACATCCGGCCGCTGATCAACCACCGCTCGATGCTCGTCGTCCCGCTCAAGGCGCGCAACGTGGTGCTGGGCTTCATGATCCTGCTGCGGCACCGGGAGCGGCCCGTCTTCAACGACATGGACCGCGTCACCGGCGCCGAACTGGCCGCCCGTGCGGGCCTCGTGCTCGACAACGCCCGCATGTACACGTACCAGGAGAGCGTCGCCGACACCCTCCAGGACAGCATGCTGCCGCACATCCAGCCACGGATGTCCGGCTGCGACATCGCCACCCGCTACCTCCCCGGCACGCTCCTCGGCCGGGTCGGCGGCGACTGGTTCGACTCCGTGAAGCTGCCCGGCTCCCGAACCGCACTCGTGGTCGGCGACGTGATGGGCCACGGCCTCAACTCGGCCGCCATGATGGGCCAGTTGCGCACGGCCGTGCAGACCATGGCCGCCCTCGACCTGCCGCCCGAGCAGCTCCTGCGCAACCTCGACGACCTTGCGCAGCGCCTCGGCGAGCACTATCTGGCGACCTGCCTGTACGCGGTCTACGACCCGATCGCGGGCGAGCTGCACCTCGCCAACGCGGGACACATCCCACCCGTCCTGGTGCGCGCCGCCGACGGCCGCAGCGAACTCCTCGACCTGCCCACCGGGGCGCCCATCGGCGTCGGCGGTGTGCCCTTCGAGTCGGTGACGCTGCGGGTGGCGCCCGGCGACCGGCTGCTCATGTGCACGGACGGATTGGTCGAGGTCCGCGGCGAGGACATCGGTGTCGGCCTCGCCACGCTCACCGAGTCCGCCGCGCACCCGGCCGCCTCCATGGACGACGCCTGCGACACGATCATCCGCGCCCTCAACACGCGCGGCGGCCGCAAGGACGACGTGGCGCTCCTGATGGCGAGGCTCAACGGAATCCCCGCCGAGAACGTCGCGCACTGGCGGCTCGCCGTCGACCCCGCCGAGGTGGGCAGGGCCCGCGACATGGTCCGCGCCCAGCTGCGCGGCTGGTCCCTGGAGGGGCTGAGCGACACCGCCGAGCTGGTCGTCAGCGAGCTCGTCACCAACGTCGTGCGCCACTCCCGCAGCAGCAGGATCGACCTGCGCATGGTCCGCTCCGGCGTCCTGGTGTGCGAGGTCGAGGACGAGGACCAGACCCTGCCGACGCTGCTCAGCGCGGGCCCGGGGGACGAGTTCGGGCGTGGCCTGCGCGTCGTGAGCGGCCTCGCGAAGGAATGGGGGACCAGCCGTACGCGGACGGGCAAGACGGTGTGGTGCGAACTGGCGCTGCCGCGGCGGTAGTCGGCGGCCTCGGGGCATCGACGTATCGAATGCACGGTGAAGGAATGCGCGGGCGCTTGTCCGTGCGACCGGGGCGCGGTAGACCGATCTTGTCGTCGGCTTCGGCGGCTTCGTCGCACCCCGGGGAGCACGGACATGAGCGTCACGAGTCGGTACAGGGCGGCTTGGGAAGGGTTCTGGCAGGAGGCCCCCGACGAACCGGGGGCGGTCTTCTGGGACGCCGAACCCATCCTCACCGTCGGTCTCCATCTCGCGCTCTTCGAACCGCACATGACCGCCGCGGGCCTGCCCCTCGTCGACCTCGGCTGCGGCAACGGCACCCAGACGCGGTTCCTCGCCGACCGCTTCCCGCGCGTCCTCGGCGTCGACCTGTCGGCGGCGGCGCTCGAACACGCCCGCCGCGCGGACCCCGCAGACCAGGTCGACTTCCGGGAGCTCGACGCCGTCGAGAAGAGCGAGGCGGAGCAGCTGCACGCGGAGATCGGCGACGCGAACGTCTATATGCGGGGTGTTCTCCACCAGTGCGACCCCGCAGACCGGCAGCCGCTGCTCGACAGCATCGCCACGCTGCTCGGCGAGCGCGGCCGGGCCTTCGTCGTGGAACCCTCGGAGGCGGCGCGGCCCGTCCTGATGGGCCTGGCGCAGGGTCCCGCGGGGCCGCCGCCCAAGTTGGCGCCGATCTTCGCGCACGGCCTCGCGCCCGCCGAGGTCGCGGACGCGTCGGTGGGTTCGTACGTCGAAGCGGCCGGGCTCGTGGTGCTGGCGTCCGGTGAACTCCCGCTCACGACAACGGAGTTCACCTCGGACGGTACGCGCATCGAGCTGCCGTCGAGGTGGCTGGTGGTCGGGCGCAGGGGCTGAGGTTGATAGGCAAGTGGCCACTTGCCCAAGCTCCGGTCATGGAAGAGGGTGTCTTCAAGGCGCCGGCCGACCCCACCCGCAGGCGCATCCTCGACGGGCTCGTGGAGCGGGACGGCCAGACCCTGTTCGAGATCTGCTCGCGACTGCTGAGCGGAGACGGCCGCGGCCTGTCACGGCAGGCGATCAGCCAGCACCTGGCCGTACTCGAAGCGGCGGGCCTTGTCCACACGCGACGCCAGGGCCGCTACAAGTACCACGACCTGGACACCACGCCCCTGGAGCGGGCCATGACCAGGTGGCTCAGGCCCGCCGAGGCGGACACCCTGGAAGCAGCCCCTGCGGCAGACTCCCCTGACGCAGACGCCCCCGGCGCCGACGTCCCCGACGCAACGGAGAGAACCCCATGAGGATCAACCTGACCAGCGTGTTCGTCGACGACCAGCTCAAGGCCCTGGCCTTCTACACCGACGTACTCGGCTTCCGGCAGAAGAACAAGGTCGCGGTCGGTGACGACTGGTGGCTGACCGTGGTCTCGCCCGAGGACCCCGAAGGGACGGAGCTGCTCCTGGAGCCCGACGGCCACCCGGCCGTGAAGCCGTACAAGGCGGCGCTGGTCGAGGACGGCATCCCCGCCGCCGCCTTCTCCGTGGACGACGTCACCGCGGAGTTCGAGCGGCTGCGCGGGCTCGGTGTGCACTTCACCCAGGAGCCGCTCCAGATGGACGACGTCACCGTCGCCGTCCTCGACGACACCGTCGGCAACCTGATCCAGATCATGCACACGTCCTAACTGATCGTTTGGGGGAATGCGTCGCGGGCACTACGAAGGGCTGTGCGCGACCATCAGAGGGCGAGCGCGACAAACCGGACCCCCGAGCGCGAGGTAGTCATGAGCGACCAGAACATGGCGGACGACGCCTACCAGCCCACCGGCAGCAACGAGGAGCAGGAGGACGCGGCACCGCTGGACCTCCAGGACGCGCTGGACGAGCGCACGTACGACGACATGCTCGACGAGGGCTACTCGCCGCCCGAGAAGCCGCTCGGCGTGAACAAGACCGGCACGACGGCGGCGGAGCAGCACGAGGGCGAGACGCTCGACGAGCGGCTGCGGCAGGAAGTCCCCGACGAGGAGGTGCCCGACGCTGAGCGCCCCGGCCGTGACGGCATCGGAGACCTGCCGGACGGCGAGGGCGAGCCCATGGACCCGGAGGCCGGACGGGACCGCGCGGGCCGCCTGGTCGCCCCCGACGAGGGCGCCCACACCGACGTCGACAAGCAGGTCGTCGCCCGCGACGAGGGCATCGACGGCGGCGCCGCGGGCGCCGAGGAGGCAGCGGTCCACATCGTCCCCGACGAGGACCTGCCGCCGGTCCGGGACGACCGGGACTGAGCGCCTGCTTCAGGGGCGGGGGTTCACCCGGCGCCAGGGCGGTTTCGCGTCGAGGCCCCCTGCGGCCCCCCCCACGGACGCGCACCGGTGACAGAGCCGCTTGACGCGGTCCGCGGCGCCCCCGGCCTCCGGGAAGGTGTCCGCCCACGGCACGTGCGGGAATCGGGTGAGCCGGGAGCGGCTGAGGGAGAGACCGCAGACCGTCTCGTTGCGGCCCGGCTCCCACCCGTGCGCCTCAGCCGCGGGCAACCTGCTGCGCGCCCCTCCTCCTCGTCCACCCACTGGCCCGGGGCCGCCACCACGTATCGCATGCCGTGCACGCCACGCGGATCTCCGGGTACCCGCCCGGTGCCGCCCACCCCCGGGCGGGCGGGATGCGTCGCTCTGCCCGAAGCTGGACGGAGGGCGACGAGTGATCCGTTCCACGAGCAGGAGGACCTCCATGACCGTCCCCACCTCTTCCGGCCCCGGCGTGGCCGTCATCACCGGCGCGGACTCCGGCATCGGCCGGGCCACGGCCGTCCGGCTCGCCGCCGCCGGAATGGACGTAGGGATCACCTGGCACGGCGACGAGGACGGCGCGAAGCAGACGGCCGAGGAGGTGCGCCGGCACGGTCGGCGTGCCGAGGTCGCCCAGATGGACCTGACCCGGCTGCCCGATGCCGCGGACGTCGTCGACGACCTCGCCGAGCGCCTCGGCCGCATCGACGTCCTGGTCAACAACGCGGGCACCGGCACGGCCA
This window encodes:
- a CDS encoding SpoIIE family protein phosphatase, translating into MEQGTPGGPPTQSAASGRIPLAVVVVDGAGLVSHWSVGARRLFGYEKEEAVGRPVGDLLPVHGAIPEDRESYGAFDGLGPDLETSLDRRISYPAAGRARLTGSRTGGDCRVDVLWWAYPLIGPGPERLLVLAADAARLAAYDGPEGARTERDVQVERIAPGFALHTDFPGADELAARLPEILPSMSVGESARIVAQVLELGYPVLEFSHHDRVPVTPDWGVARRAERKERRQRAAQAAARGLPVAPDAVDDEGEDLEYAAVRERLEFLNEVSGRIGSSLDLSRTILEVSRAVVPRFTDVAGTYLREQVVAGEGFPEGPPDETTMWHRVAVEHTDEPGRWDDVVPVGESMPFPAHTPFFQCMTSGDPVLVPRISEEMGNAIASQFEKRDIRPLINHRSMLVVPLKARNVVLGFMILLRHRERPVFNDMDRVTGAELAARAGLVLDNARMYTYQESVADTLQDSMLPHIQPRMSGCDIATRYLPGTLLGRVGGDWFDSVKLPGSRTALVVGDVMGHGLNSAAMMGQLRTAVQTMAALDLPPEQLLRNLDDLAQRLGEHYLATCLYAVYDPIAGELHLANAGHIPPVLVRAADGRSELLDLPTGAPIGVGGVPFESVTLRVAPGDRLLMCTDGLVEVRGEDIGVGLATLTESAAHPAASMDDACDTIIRALNTRGGRKDDVALLMARLNGIPAENVAHWRLAVDPAEVGRARDMVRAQLRGWSLEGLSDTAELVVSELVTNVVRHSRSSRIDLRMVRSGVLVCEVEDEDQTLPTLLSAGPGDEFGRGLRVVSGLAKEWGTSRTRTGKTVWCELALPRR
- a CDS encoding class I SAM-dependent methyltransferase, giving the protein MSVTSRYRAAWEGFWQEAPDEPGAVFWDAEPILTVGLHLALFEPHMTAAGLPLVDLGCGNGTQTRFLADRFPRVLGVDLSAAALEHARRADPADQVDFRELDAVEKSEAEQLHAEIGDANVYMRGVLHQCDPADRQPLLDSIATLLGERGRAFVVEPSEAARPVLMGLAQGPAGPPPKLAPIFAHGLAPAEVADASVGSYVEAAGLVVLASGELPLTTTEFTSDGTRIELPSRWLVVGRRG
- a CDS encoding VOC family protein — its product is MRINLTSVFVDDQLKALAFYTDVLGFRQKNKVAVGDDWWLTVVSPEDPEGTELLLEPDGHPAVKPYKAALVEDGIPAAAFSVDDVTAEFERLRGLGVHFTQEPLQMDDVTVAVLDDTVGNLIQIMHTS
- a CDS encoding DUF5709 domain-containing protein, which gives rise to MSDQNMADDAYQPTGSNEEQEDAAPLDLQDALDERTYDDMLDEGYSPPEKPLGVNKTGTTAAEQHEGETLDERLRQEVPDEEVPDAERPGRDGIGDLPDGEGEPMDPEAGRDRAGRLVAPDEGAHTDVDKQVVARDEGIDGGAAGAEEAAVHIVPDEDLPPVRDDRD